The proteins below are encoded in one region of Campylobacter helveticus:
- a CDS encoding pseudouridine synthase — MRINKFLSHNTTYSRREADELIKQGLVKINQKIAQLSDEVKEEDKIFLKNKRIHKKTQFSVIIYHKQKGEIVSRKDDRGRKTIYENLPKNFSTWLSVGRLDYASEGLLLLTDSPVIADALMHSDLEREYYLKIKGNLSKNVIEAMQNGLEIQNCTKGAHAKTKITSMKFAPFLDFEIFGSSGGYTKLRVVINEGQNRELRRFFGYFDLEVMDLKRVAFGIVELGMLKVGKYRFLERGEYEKLRDFLKTNGIRY; from the coding sequence ATGAGGATTAACAAATTCCTATCTCACAATACCACATATTCACGCCGCGAAGCCGATGAGCTTATCAAGCAAGGCTTAGTTAAAATCAATCAAAAAATCGCCCAATTAAGCGATGAAGTCAAAGAAGAAGATAAAATTTTTCTTAAAAACAAAAGAATTCACAAAAAAACGCAATTTAGCGTCATCATCTACCACAAACAAAAAGGCGAAATCGTCAGCCGCAAAGATGATAGAGGCAGAAAGACTATCTATGAAAATTTGCCTAAAAATTTTTCCACTTGGCTTAGTGTGGGGAGGCTTGATTATGCGAGTGAGGGCTTACTTTTACTCACAGATAGTCCTGTGATAGCTGATGCTTTGATGCATAGTGATTTAGAAAGAGAATATTACTTAAAGATAAAAGGCAATCTTTCAAAAAATGTCATCGAGGCAATGCAAAATGGCTTAGAAATTCAAAACTGCACTAAGGGCGCTCACGCAAAAACAAAAATCACCTCTATGAAATTTGCTCCTTTTTTAGACTTTGAAATTTTTGGCTCAAGCGGAGGCTATACGAAACTTAGAGTCGTGATCAATGAAGGACAAAATAGGGAACTTAGACGCTTTTTTGGTTATTTTGATTTAGAAGTAATGGACTTAAAAAGAGTGGCTTTTGGTATAGTCGAGCTTGGTATGCTAAAAGTGGGGAAATACCGCTTTTTAGAAAGGGGCGAGTATGAAAAATTACGCGATTTTTTAAAAACAAATGGGATAAGATATTAA
- a CDS encoding DNA adenine methylase, translating to MLMFSLSSRRYTGAKTKLLDSIDTSILKSFDYRDKKNLSFFDVFSGTGVVSEYFAKKKEFNSIIINDFLHSNFIIYQGFFTQDLFDLEKLESFKKEFAKLKPKDIKENYYSKHFGDKFFSKNDSKIIGYVRDRLDYLLDQKAISKKEFFILLSSLLYSVDRVANTVGHYDAYRKNVILQDRFSYELISPLKLEKSIEIYKEDSNVLAQNLAKQKRQIDIAFIDPPYNSRQYSRFYHLLENLALNKKPELYGVALKPKPTNLSKYCKVEARETFKDLIESLAKVCRVLVLTYNNTYTSKSNSSRNKIKLQEIQTILESVSRVKLYECDFKAFSSGKTDLKEHKEIIFIGEIK from the coding sequence ATATTAATGTTCTCCCTATCATCTCGCCGCTATACAGGAGCTAAAACAAAGCTTTTAGATTCTATTGATACAAGCATTTTAAAAAGCTTTGATTATAGAGATAAGAAAAATCTTAGCTTTTTTGATGTGTTTAGTGGCACAGGGGTTGTGAGTGAGTATTTTGCTAAAAAGAAAGAGTTTAATAGTATTATCATCAATGATTTTTTACACTCAAATTTCATCATTTATCAAGGCTTTTTTACACAAGATTTGTTTGATTTAGAAAAGCTAGAATCTTTTAAAAAAGAATTTGCAAAGCTAAAGCCTAAAGATATAAAAGAAAATTATTATTCAAAGCATTTTGGCGATAAGTTTTTCAGTAAAAATGATAGCAAAATAATAGGCTATGTGCGTGATAGGCTAGATTATCTTTTAGACCAAAAAGCTATCAGTAAAAAAGAGTTTTTTATCCTTTTAAGCTCTTTGCTTTATAGTGTGGATAGGGTGGCAAACACGGTGGGGCATTATGATGCTTACCGCAAAAATGTTATCTTACAAGATAGATTTAGTTATGAGCTAATAAGCCCTTTAAAGCTTGAAAAAAGCATTGAGATTTATAAGGAAGATTCTAATGTTTTAGCACAAAATCTAGCAAAGCAAAAAAGGCAAATTGACATAGCCTTTATAGACCCACCTTATAATTCTAGGCAATATAGCAGATTCTATCATTTGCTTGAAAATCTAGCATTAAACAAAAAGCCAGAGTTATATGGCGTAGCCCTAAAACCAAAGCCTACCAATCTAAGCAAATATTGCAAGGTGGAGGCTAGAGAGACTTTTAAAGACTTGATAGAATCTTTAGCAAAGGTATGTAGGGTTTTGGTGCTTACTTATAATAATACTTATACTTCTAAATCAAATTCAAGTAGAAATAAGATAAAATTGCAAGAAATTCAAACAATCCTTGAATCTGTTAGCAGGGTAAAACTTTATGAGTGTGATTTTAAGGCTTTTAGCAGTGGAAAGACAGATTTAAAAGAGCATAAAGAAATTATTTTTATAGGTGAAATCAAATGA